Proteins co-encoded in one Juglans regia cultivar Chandler chromosome 16, Walnut 2.0, whole genome shotgun sequence genomic window:
- the LOC108989396 gene encoding probable 6-phosphogluconolactonase 1 isoform X1: MQYDIIPYSYQSSTFASFLRLFATPLLLHRYRAVKLIERMALSGACKNRGEVRIHESLDELSTDLADYIAELSEASVKERGVFAIALSGGSLVGLMRKLCDAPYNKTVDWAKWYIFWADERVVAKTHADSNYKLAKDGLLSKVPIIPSHVHSINDSMTAEEAADDYEFVIRQLVKTRVVSVSEISDCPKFDLILLGMGPDGHVASLFPNHSVLNERDEWVTFITDSSKPPPERITFTLPVINSASNVAVVVTGDSKAEAVHLAIDDVGPDSLSPPARMVQPMKGKLVWFLDKPAASKLDRSQFSE, from the exons ATGCAGTATGATATAATTCCTTATTCATACCAATCTTCCACCTTCGCCAGTTTCTTACGTCTCTTTGCCACTCCTCTTCTCCTCCACCGTT ATAGAGCTGTTAAACTTATTGAAAGAATGGCTCTCTCTGGGGCTTGTAAAAATCGAGGGGAGGTGAGGATCCATGAAAGTTTGGATGAGCTTAGCACTGATTTGGCAGACTATATTGCTGAATTATCAGAGGCATCTGTGAAAGAGCGGGGTGTCTTTGCCATTGCGTTGTCTGGTGGTTCTCTTGTTGGCTTAATGAG GAAACTCTGTGATGCTCCTTACAACAAGACTGTAGACTGGGCCAAATGGTATATATTTTGGGCTGACGAGCGTGTTGTGGCAAAAACTCATGCTGACAGCAATTATAAGCTAGCAAAGGATGGCCTATTGTCCAAG GTGCCTATAATTCCCAGTCACGTGCATTCTATCAATGATTCAATGACAGCAGAGGAGGCTGCCGATGACTACGAGTTTGTCATCCGACAATTAGTGAAAACTCGTGTGGTCAGTGTGTCTGAGATTAGTGATTGCCCGAAGTTTGACCTTATACTCCTTGGAATGGGCCCTGATGGCCATGTTGCCTCACTATTCCCTAACCACTCGGTGCTCAATGAGAGAGATGAGTGGGTAACTTTTATTACTGATTCCTCCAAACCCCCACCAGAGAGGATCACATTCACTTTGCCTGTCATCAACTCAGCTTCCAACGTTGCTGTGGTCGTGACAGGTGACAGCAAAGCAGAGGCTGTACACTTAGCAATCGACGATGTGGGACCTGACTCGCTGTCACCGCCAGCAAGGATGGTGCAGCCAATGAAAGGGAAGTTGGTGTGGTTTTTGGACAAGCCAGCTGCCTCAAAACTTGACCGTTCTCAATTTTCTGAGTAG
- the LOC108989396 gene encoding probable 6-phosphogluconolactonase 1 isoform X2 — MALSGACKNRGEVRIHESLDELSTDLADYIAELSEASVKERGVFAIALSGGSLVGLMRKLCDAPYNKTVDWAKWYIFWADERVVAKTHADSNYKLAKDGLLSKVPIIPSHVHSINDSMTAEEAADDYEFVIRQLVKTRVVSVSEISDCPKFDLILLGMGPDGHVASLFPNHSVLNERDEWVTFITDSSKPPPERITFTLPVINSASNVAVVVTGDSKAEAVHLAIDDVGPDSLSPPARMVQPMKGKLVWFLDKPAASKLDRSQFSE, encoded by the exons ATGGCTCTCTCTGGGGCTTGTAAAAATCGAGGGGAGGTGAGGATCCATGAAAGTTTGGATGAGCTTAGCACTGATTTGGCAGACTATATTGCTGAATTATCAGAGGCATCTGTGAAAGAGCGGGGTGTCTTTGCCATTGCGTTGTCTGGTGGTTCTCTTGTTGGCTTAATGAG GAAACTCTGTGATGCTCCTTACAACAAGACTGTAGACTGGGCCAAATGGTATATATTTTGGGCTGACGAGCGTGTTGTGGCAAAAACTCATGCTGACAGCAATTATAAGCTAGCAAAGGATGGCCTATTGTCCAAG GTGCCTATAATTCCCAGTCACGTGCATTCTATCAATGATTCAATGACAGCAGAGGAGGCTGCCGATGACTACGAGTTTGTCATCCGACAATTAGTGAAAACTCGTGTGGTCAGTGTGTCTGAGATTAGTGATTGCCCGAAGTTTGACCTTATACTCCTTGGAATGGGCCCTGATGGCCATGTTGCCTCACTATTCCCTAACCACTCGGTGCTCAATGAGAGAGATGAGTGGGTAACTTTTATTACTGATTCCTCCAAACCCCCACCAGAGAGGATCACATTCACTTTGCCTGTCATCAACTCAGCTTCCAACGTTGCTGTGGTCGTGACAGGTGACAGCAAAGCAGAGGCTGTACACTTAGCAATCGACGATGTGGGACCTGACTCGCTGTCACCGCCAGCAAGGATGGTGCAGCCAATGAAAGGGAAGTTGGTGTGGTTTTTGGACAAGCCAGCTGCCTCAAAACTTGACCGTTCTCAATTTTCTGAGTAG
- the LOC108989395 gene encoding folate synthesis bifunctional protein, mitochondrial-like: protein MNTLKQFVPNKLWLSGFTKYFRALHSSSPNASVEVHSPEQEVVIALGSNVGDRLHNFNKALELMNNSGINITRHACLYETAPAYVTNQPLFLNSAVRAATKLGPHELLGVLKKIETDMGRTDGIRYGPRPIDLDILFYGRFKVHSDLLTIPHERIWERPFVMAPLMDLLGSVADCDTVTCWHSFSVDSDGLFESWEKMGGESLIGKEGMKRVLPIKRGLWDWSQRTSVMGILNVTPDSFSDGGKFVSVDAAISQVRLMISEGADIIDIGAQSTRPMASWISAEEELDRLIPVLEAVVRMPEVEGKLISVDTFYSDVVSEAINKGAHLVNDVSAGKLDSNMLRVVAGLKVPYVAMHMRGNPSTMQNTENLQYDDVCKQVASELYLRVKDAELSGIPAWRIIIDPGVGFSKRSEHNLDILTGLPSIRAEIAKKSFAMSHAPILIGPSRKRFLGDICSRTAADERDPATIASVTASVLGGANIVRVHNVRDNLDAVKVCDAMLKQRRSCD, encoded by the exons ATGAATACTTTGAAGCAATTTGTGCCCAACAAACTTTGGCTTAGTGGTTTCACAAAGTATTTTAGAG CACTGCATTCTTCCTCCCCAAATGCCTCCGTGGAAGTTCATTCTCCAGAGCAGGAAGTAGTTATTGCTTTGGGAAGCAATGTGGGTGATAGACTGCATAATTTCAACAAAGCCTTGGAGTTGATGAACAACTCGGGCATAAATATTACAAGACATGCTTGTTTGTATGAAACAGCTCCAGCCTATGTGACCAATCAGCCTCTCTTTCTCAACTCAGCAGTTAGAGCTGCCACTAAACTCGGCCCACATGAATTATTGGGAGTGctcaagaaaatagaaacagaCATGGGTCGTACTGATGGTATAAGGTATGGTCCAAGACCAATTGACCTGGACATATTGTTCTATGGAAGGTTCAAGGTCCACTCTGATCTTCTAACTATACCCCATGAAAGAATTTGGGAGAGACCATTTGTAATGGCCCCTCTAATGGATTTGTTGGGATCAGTTGCTGATTGCGATACAGTTACCTGCTGGCATTCCTTTTCAGTGGATTCTGATGGACTTTTTGAGTCATGGGAGAAAATGGGTGGTGAATCCCTTATTGGAAAGGAAGGCATGAAAAGAGTTTTACCCATTAAAAGGGGTTTATGGGACTGGTCACAGAGAACCTCTGTCATGGGTATTCTGAATGTGACCCCAGATAGTTTTAGTGATGGGGGAAAGTTCGTTTCTGTGGACGCTGCAATTTCTCAGGTCCGCTTGATGATTTCTGAAGGGGCCGATATAATTGATATTGGTGCTCAATCGACAAGGCCAATGGCCTCTTGGATATCTGCTGAAGAAGAACTAGATAGGCTTATCCCTGTTTTAGAAGCTGTTGTAAGGATGCCTGAGGTAGAGGGAAAGCTCATATCAGTGGATACTTTCTATTCAGATGTTGTTTCAGAAGCAATCAACAAAGGGGCTCATCTTGTGAATGATGTATCTGCTGGGAAGTTAGATTCTAACATGCTTAGAGTTGTTGCAGGCCTGAAGGTTCCATATGTTGCAATGCACATGAGGGGGAACCCATCTACGATGCAAAATACTGAAAACCTCCAGTATGATGATGTTTGTAAGCAGGTAGCTTCTGAGTTATACTTGAGAGTTAAGGATGCGGAATTATCAGGTATTCCAGCTTGGAGGATAATTATTGACCCCGGTGTTGGATTCTCAAAGAGAAGTGAACATAATTTGGACATCCTAACAGGTTTACCAAGCATTCGTGCAGAGATTGCAAAAAAGAGTTTCGCCATGTCTCATGCTCCTATATTGATTGGACCCTCGAGAAAGAGATTTTTAGGTGACATTTGCTCTCGAACTGCTGCAGATGAGAGAGATCCTGCCACTATTGCTTCTGTCACAGCCAGTGTTTTAGGTGGAGCAAACATTGTTAGAGTACATAATGTAAGAGATAATCTTGATGCTGTGAAGGTCTGTGATGCAATGCTGAAGCAGAGGAGATCTTGCGATTAA
- the LOC108989352 gene encoding transcription elongation factor SPT4 homolog 2-like isoform X1 — MGSDPAQIPTSFGHELRACLRCRLVKTYDQFRESGCENCPFFKMDEDNERVVDCTTPNFTGIISVMEPSRSWAARWLRIGMENLSLVVTLLQSQRLFQRTCRIYVKMSTCNMRHRNVYECGK; from the exons ATGGGAAGTGATCCGGCACAGATTCCAACGAGCTTCGGGCATGAGCTGAGGGCTTGCCTTCGTTGCCGCCTCGTCAAAACCTACGACCAG TTTCGGGAATCGGGGTGCGAGAACTGTCCTTTCTTTAAGATGGACGAGGATAACGAACGTGTCGTTGATTGCACCACTCCTAATTTTACTGG GATAATCTCGGTCATGGAGCCAAGTAGAAGTTGGGCTGCTCGGTGGCTGCGAATTGGTATG GAAAATTTGTCCCTGGTTGTTACACTCTTGCAGTCTCAGAGGCTCTTCCAGAGGACTTGCAG AATTTATGTGAAGATGAGCACGTGCAATATGCGCCACCGAAACGTATATGAATGTGGAAAGTAG
- the LOC108989352 gene encoding transcription elongation factor SPT4 homolog 2-like isoform X2 produces MGSDPAQIPTSFGHELRACLRCRLVKTYDQFRESGCENCPFFKMDEDNERVVDCTTPNFTGIISVMEPSRSWAARWLRIGKFVPGCYTLAVSEALPEDLQNLCEDEHVQYAPPKRI; encoded by the exons ATGGGAAGTGATCCGGCACAGATTCCAACGAGCTTCGGGCATGAGCTGAGGGCTTGCCTTCGTTGCCGCCTCGTCAAAACCTACGACCAG TTTCGGGAATCGGGGTGCGAGAACTGTCCTTTCTTTAAGATGGACGAGGATAACGAACGTGTCGTTGATTGCACCACTCCTAATTTTACTGG GATAATCTCGGTCATGGAGCCAAGTAGAAGTTGGGCTGCTCGGTGGCTGCGAATTG GAAAATTTGTCCCTGGTTGTTACACTCTTGCAGTCTCAGAGGCTCTTCCAGAGGACTTGCAG AATTTATGTGAAGATGAGCACGTGCAATATGCGCCACCGAAACGTATATGA
- the LOC108989379 gene encoding lipoyl synthase, chloroplastic-like, producing the protein MIQQSVSNPCPISIPFPKLKPHSMSWNSSACICFRCDFPGSYVRTRIRCEAVDSSKVDIKPSPSSWDSSAAKKSGPYPGGMGPYTGRDPNAKKPEWLRQRAPQGKRYEQVKDSLSRLNLNTVCEEAQCPNIGECWNGGGDGVATATIMLLGDTCTRGCRFCAVKTSRNPAPPDPLEPQNTANAIASWGVDYIVLTSVDRDDLPDGGSGHFAQTVKAMKKLKPEIMVECLTSDFRGDLKAVETLVHSGLDVFAHNIETVKRLQRIVRDPRAGYEQSLSVLKHAKLSKEGMITKSSIMLGLGESDNELKETMADLRAIDVDILTLGQYLQPTPLHLTVKEYVTPEKFTFWKEYGESIGFRYVASGPLVRSSYRAGELFVKTMVRERVNSTAGKS; encoded by the exons ATGATTCAGCAATCGGTTTCGAACCCTTGTCCAATCTCTATCCCATTTCCAAAACTCAAACCGCACTCCATGTCCTGGAATTCCTCTGCCTGTATTTGCTTTCGTTGTGATTTTCCCGGTAGTTATGTGAGAACGAGAATTCGCTGTGAAGCTGTGGATTCATCCAAGGTTGACATAAAACCGTCCCCGTCGTCGTGGGATTCGTCGGCGGCGAAGAAGAGTGGGCCCTACCCCGGAGGAATGGGGCCCTACACGGGGAGAGACCCAAATGCGAAGAAGCCGGAGTGGTTGAGGCAGAGAGCACCTCAAGGAAAGAGGTACGAGCAGGTGAAGGACTCCCTCTCCCGCTTGAATCTCAACACCGTCTGCGAGGAAGCCCAGTGTCCTAACATTGGGGAGTGTTGGAACGGAGGCGGAGATGGTGTTGCCACTGCCACGATCATGCTTCTTGGGGATACTTGCACCCGCGGCTGTAGATTTTGTGCTGTCAAAACCAGCAGAAACCCTGCACCTCCCGATCCATTGGAACCACAAAACACTGCCAACGCTATTGCAAGCTGGGG TGTGGACTATATTGTTCTAACGAGTGTAGATCGTGATGATCTACCTGATGGTGGAAGTGGGCATTTTGCTCAGACTGTCAAAGCTATGAAG AAACTCAAGCCTGAGATCATGGTCGAGTGTTTAACTTCTGATTTTCGGGGCGACTTGAAGGCTGTAGAGACTCTGGTACACTCAGGATTGGATGTGTTTGCCCATAATATTGAGACTGTGAAACGGCTCCAGCGAATTGTCAGAGATCCTAGGGCTGG GTATGAACAGAGCTTGTCAGTTCTAAAACATGCAAAACTCAGCAAGGAGGGCATGATAACAAAATCCTCTATAATGTTGGGCCTTGGAGAATCTGATAATGAATTGAAAGAAACCATGGCTGATTTAAGGGCTATAGATGTCGATATTTTGACACTTGGACAATACTTACAG CCAACTCCATTACACCTGACTGTCAAAGAGTATGTTACCCCTGAAAAGTTTACTTTCTGGAAGGAATATGGGGAGTCCATTGGATTTCGTTATGTAGCCAGTGGACCACTG GTCCGATCCTCATATAGGGCTGGCGAGCTCTTCGTTAAGACGATGGTTAGAGAAAGGGTTAATAGCACTGCTGGCAAATCCTAA